The Paenibacillus tianjinensis genome has a window encoding:
- a CDS encoding UvrD-helicase domain-containing protein, producing MNKLLFHNIPLGATGERIPQAAIASARTSREMVKPEESDAAYFRRLEEGGILLNQPQIAAVRHHQGPLLTLAGAGSGKTSVLICRTGYLLSVRGISPSRMLLLTFSSKAAAEMRERIALLPGVEESDAARLQARTFHSFFLYFLRRQGLRQDIFHETRRQHILLKQIMRELGLPKDAYPPEMLLALLSSCKMNMGEAENLPEGTTAEQEMKAILVLYEQWKTDNFKIDFDDVLLIAYKMLREQSALLQELQQKFQYVMVDEFQDTNALQYELVKMIAHPQHNLMVVGDDDQTIYSFNGARSEFILEFEKLYPGAKVITLDINYRSGPAIVGLGNGIIRHNLRRRSKTLQAAKNNGSQPRYLRPQTADEEAEQIVEHIVSQVDSGNREYRDFALLYRASSSNRAVLELLLLRDIPYVDYGEGQLLYEHWLISPVLDHLRLSLNRRNFAAMENILPTLYMSREKGMDHIRRMEAVQPKQGPLIHLLSLPGMEDFKGAKLRDRLELIRGLAALTPVQAIRQIRTNFYDYFIEANERHQATLHRETLKEMLDELESSAERFDSIPVFLEFIANITERNELSRQPGLKEQGNRIALMTIHKSKGLEFPVVFLIGASEGILPHSSALEGERLKDRKTAKPPAAGAFKTHSESGFAALEEERRLAYVAVTRAREELFISSPARHRGKKAEVSRFMLSAFRAAAAPSRPAPASVAATRTGVSRSYSSGSGANVRMHTVPVWNCTGTSCPGWTRMKAGGAEDHLASKPCPLCSSPMEKSTREVPV from the coding sequence GCGCAACCGGTGAGCGCATTCCCCAGGCGGCCATCGCTTCAGCCCGGACCAGCCGCGAGATGGTGAAGCCGGAGGAAAGTGATGCCGCTTATTTCCGCAGGCTGGAAGAAGGGGGCATACTGCTCAATCAGCCGCAGATTGCGGCAGTACGCCATCATCAGGGGCCGCTGCTGACACTGGCCGGGGCAGGCTCCGGTAAAACCTCGGTGCTGATCTGCAGGACCGGCTATTTGCTGTCGGTACGGGGCATCTCGCCCAGCCGGATGCTGCTGCTTACCTTCTCGAGTAAGGCGGCTGCAGAAATGCGTGAGCGTATCGCCTTGCTGCCTGGTGTTGAGGAGAGCGATGCCGCCCGTCTCCAGGCCCGCACGTTCCACTCCTTTTTTCTCTATTTCCTGAGAAGACAAGGACTGCGGCAGGACATCTTTCATGAGACACGCCGCCAGCATATCCTGCTGAAGCAGATTATGCGGGAGCTGGGGCTGCCGAAGGATGCCTATCCGCCGGAAATGCTGCTCGCCCTGCTCTCTTCCTGCAAGATGAATATGGGCGAAGCGGAGAATCTGCCGGAGGGCACAACCGCAGAACAGGAAATGAAGGCAATCCTGGTCCTGTACGAGCAATGGAAAACTGATAATTTCAAAATCGATTTCGACGATGTGCTGCTGATCGCATACAAAATGCTGCGGGAGCAGTCCGCGCTGCTGCAAGAGCTGCAGCAGAAATTCCAGTATGTCATGGTCGACGAATTTCAGGATACGAATGCGTTGCAATATGAGCTGGTCAAAATGATAGCCCATCCGCAGCATAATCTGATGGTTGTCGGCGATGATGACCAGACGATCTATTCATTCAACGGCGCGCGCAGTGAGTTCATCCTTGAATTCGAGAAGCTCTACCCGGGCGCCAAGGTAATCACGCTGGATATCAACTACCGCTCCGGCCCGGCTATTGTCGGCCTTGGCAACGGCATCATCCGCCATAACCTGCGGCGGCGCTCCAAAACCCTGCAGGCCGCCAAAAACAACGGCAGCCAGCCCCGGTATCTGCGCCCGCAGACTGCGGACGAGGAAGCCGAGCAGATTGTTGAACATATTGTCAGCCAAGTGGACAGCGGAAACAGGGAATACCGCGATTTTGCCCTGCTCTACCGTGCCTCTAGCAGCAACCGGGCGGTGCTGGAGCTGCTTCTCCTGCGGGATATCCCCTATGTGGATTACGGGGAAGGCCAGCTGCTCTACGAGCACTGGCTGATCTCACCGGTGCTGGATCACCTGCGGCTGTCACTGAACCGGCGCAACTTCGCGGCGATGGAGAACATCCTGCCAACCCTCTATATGAGCCGGGAAAAAGGCATGGACCATATCCGCCGGATGGAGGCCGTCCAGCCCAAGCAAGGACCGCTGATCCATCTCCTGTCGCTGCCAGGCATGGAGGATTTCAAAGGCGCTAAGCTGCGGGACCGGCTGGAGCTGATCCGCGGTCTGGCGGCGTTAACACCGGTGCAGGCAATCCGCCAGATCCGCACGAACTTCTATGACTATTTCATTGAAGCCAATGAACGGCACCAGGCTACACTGCACCGTGAGACGCTCAAGGAAATGCTGGACGAGCTGGAATCCTCAGCAGAACGGTTCGACAGCATCCCGGTCTTCCTCGAATTCATTGCGAACATTACCGAGCGGAATGAGCTGAGCCGCCAGCCCGGCCTGAAGGAGCAGGGCAACCGGATTGCGCTGATGACCATTCACAAATCCAAGGGACTGGAGTTCCCCGTTGTCTTCCTGATCGGCGCATCGGAAGGCATTCTTCCCCACAGTTCGGCGCTCGAAGGCGAGCGGCTGAAGGACCGGAAGACTGCCAAGCCTCCGGCAGCCGGGGCCTTCAAGACCCACAGTGAGTCCGGCTTTGCCGCACTGGAAGAGGAACGGCGGCTCGCCTACGTAGCCGTCACTAGGGCCCGGGAGGAGCTGTTCATCAGCTCACCGGCCAGACACCGGGGGAAGAAAGCGGAAGTCTCCCGCTTTATGCTGTCCGCCTTCCGCGCAGCAGCCGCCCCTTCCCGGCCCGCGCCTGCTTCTGTGGCGGCAACCAGAACCGGCGTGTCCAGATCGTATTCCTCCGGCAGCGGAGCGAATGTACGGATGCATACCGTTCCGGTCTGGAACTGTACCGGCACAAGCTGCCCCGGCTGGACCCGGATGAAGGCAGGCGGGGCCGAGGATCATTTGGCCTCCAAGCCCTGCCCGCTGTGCAGCTCGCCCATGGAGAAAAGCACCCGGGAGGTGCCTGTGTAA